The genomic window CAGACGCTCGCTAATGAGGATGGCATCTTCGTAGTTGTAGCCTTCCCAGGGCATATAAGTCACGAGGATGTTTTGACCGAGGGCAATTTCGCCACCTTCTGTGGCAGAACCGTCGGCGAGGACTTGACCGGGAACGACATCCTCCCCTTCGTACACGAGAGGACGTTGGTTCAAACAGGTGTCTTGGTTAGAGCGCTGATATTTTTGGATTTCATATTCGACTTCGGTTGCTGCGGTGCTATTGGACGTTTTCGATTCTTCGGAGGTGTCTGAGGGATCTAAGCGAATGCGAATGCGGTTTGCATCCACATAACTCACTACCCCTTTGTGCCGCGACACGACTACCATTCCAGAATCTCGCGCGGCTTGGGCTTCTAGCCCCGTTCCCACTAAGGGACGTTCGGGACGCAAAAGGGGAACGGCTTGGCGCTGCATATTCGATCCCATAAGGGCGCGGTTCGCATCGTCGTGTTCCAGGAAGGGAATTAAGGAGGTTGCGACGGAGACGATTTGCACGGGAGAAACTGCCACGTAGTCCACCTGTTCGGGGCTAGTGGTGGAGAATTCTTGGCGATAGCGCACGGGAACTTGCGTGCCGAGGATATAACCATCGCTGTCGGTTGCCACATCGCCAGGAGCCACGCGCAGGTCGTCCTCTTCGCTAGCGGTGAGGTACGCTGCCGGGTGATCTCGGCGAACTCGTCCCTGTTCGACGCGGTGATAGGGGGTTTCAATAAAACCGTATTCGTTAACGCGGGCATAGGTTGCCAAGGAACCGATGAGTCCGGCGTTGGGGCCTTCTGGCGTTTCTACCGGACAAATACGACCGTAGTGAGAGGGGTGAATGTCTCGCACGGCAAAACCAGCACGCTCGCGGGTTAATCCGCCAGGACCCAGGGCGGATAGACGGCGTTTATGGGTCAATTCTGCTAAGGGATTGGTTTGATCCATAAACTGGGAAAGCTGAGAGGATCCGAAGAATTCCTTAATCGCCGCTACCAGGGGTTTGGGGTTAACGAGGGATGCTGGGGTGAGGTTATCGGCTTCGCTAACGGTCATGCGCTCTCGAATGATTCGCTCTAAGCGATTGAGTCCGACGCGCACTTGGTTTTGCAGAAGTTCGCCGACGGAACGGACGCGGCGGTTGCCCAGGTGGTCGATGTCGTCGGTATTACCCGTGTCAAATTCCAAGTTGATCAGGTAGTCGATCGCGGACAAAATATCATTAGAGGTCAAAACCCGCACGGTGTCGGCAACGTTGAGGCGCAATTTTTTGTTGATTTTGTAGCGCCCGACTTTCCCTAGATCGTAACGTTTGTTATCAAAGAAGCGGGATTCGAGAAGCTGTTTGCCGCCGCTGACGGTGGGGGGTTCTCCGGGGCGAAGTTTGCGATAGAGTTCCATCAGGGCTTCTTCTTCGCTGGGGTTGCCCTCTTTATCTAGGGTTTTTTGATAGTAGTCGGGGTGGCGCAGGGCATCGAGGATCTCGTTGTCGGAGAGTCCGATGGCTTTGAGCAAAACTTGCGCTGAGAGTTTGCGAGTTTTGTCGATGCGCACCCAAACTAGGTCGTTTTTGTCGGTTTCAAATTTCAGCCATGCGCCTCGGTTGGGGATTAAGGAAGCGGAGTAGGTGCGACGACCGTTTTTGTCGGTTTCGGATTTGTAATATACGCCGGGGGAGCGGACGATTTGGTTGACGATGACTCGCTCTGCGCCGTTAATAATGAAGGTTCCGCGATCGGTCATTAAGGGCAGGTCGCCGATGAATACTTCCTGTTCTTTGATTTCCCCGGTTTCTTTGTTAATCAGGCGCGTGGGAACGTACATTTGTACGGCATAGCTGCTATCCCGTCGCTTGGCTTCGTCTACGTCGTATTTGGGTTGGTGTAATTTATAGTTTTCGCCAATAAAATGTAATTCTAATTTTCCGGTGTAATCGGTGATCGGAGAGAAACTGTTCAGCTCTTCGATCAATCCTGCTTCGAGAAACCACCGAAAGCTGGAACGCTGAATTTCAATGAGGTCGGGGAGAAGGGTAAAGGTGGAATTCATCATGGGTTCTGGGGTCAGAGGTAAAGGTTCAAGTTACCGATCGCGGAATGTAGGGGAAGCTTGCATTTAAAACCAAAAGCTCGAAGGAAAATTTGTCCTGGGGATCGCATCGTGCCTCATCCCAAGCCAAAGAGCTTACAGGCATTTTCTGTCGTTTGGGCGGCTAAGGTTTCTAAGGATGTGCTGCGGATTTCGGCCAGTTTTTGGGCAACATGGAGAACGTATGCAGGTTCATTGCGTTTTCCTCTTACGGGTTGGGGGGCTAAGAAGGGGCAATCGGTTTCGACTAGCAGACGATCGCGCGGAACCATTGCCGCACTCTCTTGTACGGATTTGGCATTTTTAAAGGTGACAATGCCGCTAAAGCTGATATAGAAACCTAAATCGAGAAACCATTGGGTTTCTTCTGCCGAACCGCCCCAACAGTGCATAACTCCTCTAAGAGGCGGTAATGAGTCGTCGGTCGAACTCACGTCTTGCAGGAGTTCGCGCAAAGCAGCAGCGGCATCTCGACAGTGAACGATAACGGGTTTGTTCAGTCGGCGCGCGATCGCGATTTGCTCTCGACAAACGGTTTCTTGCAGTTCGCGATTCTCCGCTTTGTAAAAATCCAACCCCAACTCCCCAATCGCGACAACGCGCGAATCTGAGGCAGCTAGGGTGGCAATTTCTGCGGCGGTGGTTTGGGTCCACTTGTGCGCGTCCAACGGATGCAAACCCACCGCAAAGGAGAGTTCGGGAAAGCGGTTGGCAAGGGTTTGGATGTGTCTAAATTCCTGGGGTTCTACGCAGGAATGTACCAAGCGAATGACACCCGCTTCTCGCCACCGATGTTGTATGGCTTCTAAGTCCCGCGCAAAGACATCAAAGTTAATGTGGACGTGGGTATCAATTAACTGCATTACAATCGGCTTCTCTGCTGCTTGTTCGATCTGACCCAGTTTAAGTTCGCCAATGGGGTTACGAAGGCTGTAATCTGTTTGTTTGCATCAAGGGCAATAAAACAACAACACCCTTCTTTCCTCAAGACTGGGTTTTTCAACAGGATTGTGCGGGGGGAAATCAAAGTGAGAACTTTTACTCCCCCATTTTCTCCAAGCGCTAGGAAGCTGTCGTTACTTGTTGCAGCGCTTTTGCCAGACGCGCTTTTTTGCGAGCGCCATTATTAGCATGAAGAACGTTGCGCTTAACTGCTTTGTCGATTTTGCTGTAAGTCGCTGACATGACTTGCTGAATTTGCTCCAGCGATTCGGGCGTTGGATTTGCCGCGTGAGCTTCCACCGCACCAAAATATTTTTTCATTAAGGTTCTGACTGCTGACTTATAAGCTTTGTTGCGCAGTCGGTTGCGTTCGGCAATTTGTATCCGTTTGAGTGCAGATTTGCTATTAGCCACAGTGGTTTCTAGAAATAAGGTATGGAAGGACTTTTGGTTCTGATTTTGTTTCGACCGAGCCAAAGAAACGGAGACTGAGTTGCCGCCTCTTCCGTGCAAGTTTCATCAGGAAGATCGAGAAAGACAACTTCGCTCTGGTATTGCGAAGAAAGTACTCCTCTCCTAAACTTGGGGGTATTGCTTCTTTGAGGGATAGCAGATCGATCGAAGCTAAAATAAAGTTTAGAGTGTATTAGTGTAGCACTTTATAAGTAAATAAGACAAAATTCACCCCCTATCATTACCGATCGACTGCAATTAATATAACATCTCCTGCCCCAAGTCGCGCGATCGCGCAAAAATCCACGTTAAGCTATAGGAGTGAGTAATTGTTCCGGGCAATTTTAATTTTTTTGAGATTGAGATTGTCTGCCAACGGTTATTCATAAATGGCACGTCGCGAGAATGGGCATTCGGACTCAATGCTGCGAATTATTACTCAGGAAGCTGAAGCACAAACCGAGCTAAAACGGATTGGCGATCGCACCTACGACGGCGAAACGCTACATAAAGAGGCAACGGTACGGGAAATTCTACAAACCGTTCAGCGTCAAGGAGACAAAGCGCTCCTGGACTACACGGCGGAATTTGACCGACAAACTTTAACTCTAGAACAACTGCGCGTCAGCGGTTCAGAACTCGATGCGGCTTATCAACAAGTCTCCAAAGAGTTACTGGACGCGATCGTGCTGGCACGCCAACGAATCGAAGCGTTTCATCGACAGCGCATTCCCAAATCTTGGGTGCAGTTCGACGATGACGAGGTGGTATTAGGCAAACGCTACACCCCGGTGGATCGCGCGGGACTATACGTTCCGGGAGGACGAGCCGCATATCCCAGCACGGTACTGATGAATGCGATTCCGGCAAAAGTCGCTAAAGTGCCAAAAATTGTCATGGTCACGCCGCCAGGAGAAGGAGGGAAAATTACCCCCGCTGTTTTGGTCGCGGCACAGGAAGCAGGGGTGACAGAAATTTATCGGGTTGGCGGCGCGCAAGCGGTTGCGGCACTTGCCTACGGAACCAAAACTATCCCCAAAGTAGATATCATTACAGGGCCGGGAAATATTTACGTCACCCTAGCTAAAAAACTGGTCTATGGCATCGTGGGTATTGATTCCCTCGCCGGTCCTTCAGAAGTTTTGGTTATTGCAGACAGCCAAGCCAATCCCGTTCACATTGCTGCTGACTTATTGGCACAAGCAGAACACGATCCGATGGCGGCGGCAATTCTTTTAACAACCGATGCGGATTTAGCAACAAAAGTACAGTGGGAAGTCGAGCAACAACTGCTCAATCATCCAAGGCGCTTGCTCACGGAAAAAGCGATCGCGCACTACGGTTTAATTGTGGTCGTCGATTCCCTAGAAACTGCCGCGCGGCTGTCTAATCTCTTTGCACCAGAACACCTGGAACTTGAAATCGCCGATCCCTGGGCATTATTGGAGAGCATTCGCCATGCGGGAGCTATTTTCCTCGGTAACTCTACCCCAGAAGCGGTAGGAGATTATTTAGCAGGCCCTAACCACACCTTACCCACCTCCGGCGCAGCGCGCTACGCTTCTGCATTAGGCGTTGAAACTTTTCTCAAACACTCCAGTTTGATTCAGTACTCCTCTGGCGCGCTGAACAAAATGTCGGGAGCGATTCAAGCTCTCGCGCAAGCAGAAGGTTTGCATTCTCATTCCGAGTCTGTGCGTTTGCGAACGGAGGAAGATTAGTTGACGGGGAGACACGGAGACATCTTTTGCAAGAGAATACACAAAGGCGCGATCGCGCAAGTTACCCTTGAAGCGCAGGTTGAACAAGGCTCTGGACAATCCGCAGTTGAACTCTACTTGTTAGAGTCGAATTAATGGAAACAGTCTCAACTCGAAACTCTTTTCTGATTTCTTCTGGGTTGAACTCTACTCGTTAGAGTCGAATTAAGAGAAACACAAAACCTCCTAGCGTTGTCGCAGGAGGTTTTTCAGTGAACTCTGAAATTAGGGAAACCCGAACTTACTCCGATTCGGGAACGGCGACCTTATTAATATCAACCGTCAAAGACTCCAACTGCGATTGAATCTCCGAGGGAACCTCCTCTTGAGCGCGTCCGCCAAGGTAGCGAGCGAAAAACTGTTCGACAGCCACCGCAACGGCGAGGCGATTGGTTTCCTTGCGGAATCCATGACCTTCATCCGGTGCTATTAAATATTCCACATCCTGTTCTAACTCGCGCAGTGCTACGACAATCTGGTCGGATTCTGCTTGTTTGACGCGGGGATCGTTGGCTCCTTGAATAACTAATAAAGGCGCTTGAATTTTTTTAGCAGAAAAGAGGGGAGATTGTTCGATGAGGCGCGATCGATCTTCGGGATTTTCGGGATCGCCGACGCGCAAAGTAAAGAGTTTCGCGATCGGTCCCCAGTAGGGAGGGATGGATTGAATGAGAGTAATTAAATTGGAAGGCCCTACCAAGGAAATTCCCGCTGCGTAAAGGTCGGGGGTAAAGGCTAAACCCGCTAAGGTGGCATAACCGCCGTAGGAACCGCCAAATATTCCCACGCGATCGCGATCGGCAATTCCCTGTTCGATCAAATATTGAACCCCATCGGTAATGTCGTGCTGCATCGCTCCAGTTCCCCATTCCCGGTTTCCCGCATTGAGGAAAGCTTTACCGTACCCCGTGGAGCCTCGGAAGTTGGGCTGGAAGACGGCGTAGCCGCGATTGGCAAGGAATTGGGCAAAACCGTCATAACCCCAGGTATCTCTCGACCAAGGACCACCGTGAGGAAAGATGATGACGGGAAGATTGCGCGGTTCGACTCCTTTGGGAAGGGTGAGATAAGCGGGAATTTCCATGCCATCGCGGGCGGTGTAGCGCAGGGGACGCATGGAGGCGAGGTGCTGCGTGGGTAGTTCGGGACGGGAGGCGTAGAGTTTTTCGACTTCTCCTGTGTCGCGATTGAAGAGGTAGGTGGAACCGGGGTCAACGTCTCGCGAGACTTTAATCAGAAGCAAGCGGTCGTCCTCGGTCATAGATGCGAGGGAAATGTCCCCTTCTGGCAATGCTTTTTGCAAAATTTCGAGATCGCGGGCAATTTCTTCGTTTTTGGGATAAATGCGCAGGCGGTCGCCGACATAAGAGGTTACGAGCAATTCGTCTGTGGCTTCAGAAAATAAGGCTCCGCCAAAATCGACTTCCTTTTCGGGATCGACATCAATGAGTTCGCTTTCTTTTGTTTCGGGGTTGTAGAGAACCAAGCGAGTGAGATCGACATCTTCGCCTTTGTTGGTTTCGAGATAAAGTCGCTTGCCGTCTTTGTGAACGCGGACGGGATTGCAGGCTTCTTCAAAGCCACAGGTGTATTCCGAGAGCAGTTTGTCGCCTTCAACGCGCAAAATTTCGGTTCCGCCATCGGAAGTTTGACGCACGGCAAAACGGATATTTCCTTGCAAATCGACAACCCAATTGGCAATATTTTCTTCGTTTTTGAGCAATAATTCCCGTTCTCCGGTGGAAATGTTCAGGCGATAGACATCGTGGACTTGAGGATCGCGATCGTTTAAGCCAATAATCAGGGTGTTGGGATCGTTTTCGGGCCCCTCATAGAGTCGAGCTTGAACGCCATCGAGAGGGGTTAAATTCCGTGCGGGGGGTGGGGTTGAGTCGGAAGCGACTGCTGCGGGATCGACGGCGTAGAGGTGGAAGTTTTCGTTTCCGCCTTTGTCTTGTCCGTAGAGAATATAGTTGCCATCTCGATTCCAGGAGTAGAAGATGATGGGACTATCGGTATCGGAGGTGACGGGTCGAGCGTCATCAAAGGGTGCGTCGATGGGTTTCACCCAAACGTTAATAACGCCGTTGAGAGGTTTTTGAAAAGCGAGAAATTTACCGTCGGGTGAGAGTTTTGCGCCTGTGATTTCGGGGTTGCCAAAGAAGAGTTCCCGATCGATGAGGGGGGGCAGTTGTTGGGAATTGTTTGGCGTAGACTGGGTTATGGCAGAATTCGATTCGTTGGGGTGGGCAATTGACATGGGAGAGGTGGCGAGTTCGACAGAAGAGAGCGCGATCGCGAGAACAGTCCACTTAAGCCATTTCATAGGGTGAGAATTCTCCTTGTTAGACAAATATTAAGACGCACAATAAATTATCGACGCATCGCCTTTAGATAGGGTTCCAGGCATTGTACTATCCTGAGATTAAACTCAACGACCGCTCAAGAACTTCCAAAGGTGAGAGGACTTAAGCGATGACGGCAAATTCCCCTTTGAAGATTGGCTTAACCGGAGGAATTAGTACGGGAAAAACTACGGTGTCTCGCTATTTTGCAGAGGCTTACCAGTTGCCGATTTTGGATGCGGATGTATATGCAAGGGAGGCGGTACAGTTTGGTTCGAGGGGATTGCAGGCGATCGCGGAACGGTATGGAAGGGACATTTTATTGCCCGATGGGACGTTGAATCGCGCCGGTTTGGGAAAGATTATTTTTAACGATCTTGGGGAGAAGCATTGGGTTGAGGGACTGATTCATCCCTTTGTGCGCGATCGCGCCCTCACAGAACTGGAACGTCTCGATGCGACTATTGTTGTATTGGCCATCCCCTTACTCTTCGAGGCAAAAATGACAGATTTGGTCGATCGCGTGTGGGTGGTGTCCTGTTCTCCCCAACAACAACTTAAACGATTGATGGCGCGCGATCGCCTTTTTCCCCAACAAGCACAAGCACGCATTGACAATCAAATGCCATTAGAGCAAAAAATAGCATTAGCCGATCGCGTGTTGGATAACTCTTCCACCGTCCCAGCATTACTCAAACAGGTCGATCGCGCCCTGCAATTCATTCATAATGAACAGTAGATACAACTACTATTCCAATGGCTTTTATCCATATTCCCCCCTCCTGGCAACTCCCAGAATCCAAAATCACCGCAGAACGGCTCTATTTCAACCGCCGCCGCTTCATTAAAACCCTCGTAGGCGCTGGGATTGGTGCAAGCTTGTTGCCCCTAGCTGGATGCAAAAAATCTCAAGCACAACTCACAGAACTCGAAGCAACTTACAAAAACCTATCCACCTTAGAAGTTACAACCAATCCCACCTTTGCCAGCGTCGAGCGCCCCACAACCGATCGAATACTCGCCAGCAGTTACAATAATTTCTACGAATTTGGCGGCACAAAATCCATTTGGCAAGCAGCACAAAAATTACCCACAGAAGATTGGAAAGTGGAAGTCACCGGACTCGTTCGTAATCCCCAAACCTACGACTTAGAGGACATACAGAAAAACTTTCCCCTCGAAGAACGCACCTATCGCTTCCGTTGCGTTGAAGCTTGGTCAATGGTTTTACCCTGGATTGGCTTTCCCATGAAATCGCTCCTCGCCGCCGTCGAACCCACTGAAAAAGCCAAGTTTATCCGCTTTACCTCCTTCTACGATCCTAAAATCACTTCTGGTCCCGGTTTCTCTCTCAGCACCTTACCTTGGCCCTATACTGAAAGCCTGCGTATTGAAGAAATGGCAAATGACCTCGCTTTCTTTGCCGTTGGCATTTACGGACAAACCCTTCCCAAACAGCACGGCGCGCCAATTCGCGCGGTTCTTCCCTGGAAATACGGCTTTAAGGGCGCAAAATCCATTGTCAAAATTGAATTTCTCGAAGAACAACCCGCAACCTATTGGAATACGATTGTTCCTAGTGAATACGATTTTGAAGCCAATGTGAATCCCGATAAACCTCATCCTCGTTGGTCCCAAGCGAGGGAAAAATTCATCGCTCAAGGTCCCGATTTAAGCTGGGAATGGAAAGAAACGCTGCCCTACAATGGGTATGGAGAGTTTGTAGCGAGTTTATATTCTTAGGGAATTACACGATGTCTCCGCGTCTCCGTGTCTCCCACTCCCCGCGTCTGTCAACGCCCTAAAATCTTAAACCAACTTCACCCTCCCCCAGATCCAATTTTTTGATGAACGGAAGAGGCTTTCAGCATATGGTAAGTAATCAAAAGTTGCGTTAAAGCTAAGGGATAACTTTGAATCGTTTCCCCTGTGGTTCCCGTGACCTTGCCAATTTCTACATTGCTGTCCAAGCGGCAACTTTCTAGGGATGGGACATCGGAACACAATATTTTTTCTAGTTTTCGCACCTGTTCGCTGGTTGCGTGTCCGTCAATTTCCAATAAATCCACGGGTTTTCCCATATCTCGGTCGAGTCCCAAGCGAATGGCTGAATAGGGATCTACTGCGGAACTGGGGTCGAAGAGACGCACTAAGTCGGGGTGAGGGATCGTGGGTCTGAGAACTAAGCGAACGTTGAGATGCTCTTGATTCTCATCTGCACTATCTTCTGGCGAACAAAAAGAAACAACTACATCTGACCATTGACGCTGAGGACGGATGAATTTCTCCGAGTCGGGTTCGCGTTTGTCTAAAGCAGTAATCACCTGTTCGTCGCTGTAACCGCGCTTGCGGGTGTCTCGTTTGATTTTCCAGGTACGGCGCAAGTCTTCGGGGGGAGCAAGGTAGACTTTTACGTCGTAGCAATCTCGTGCTGCACGAGTGTAGTAGCCTAACAAGCCTTCAACAATCACGAATTGGCGGGGTTCAATATATTCTGGCGGATCGAAGTTACCGGTATCGTGGTTATAGATCGGTTTGAGAATGGGTTGACCGCCACGCAGGAGCGAGAGGTGTTGTTGAATGATATCGAGATAATTACAGTCTGGATGTAATGCGGTAATGCCGAATTCGGAACGCTGCTGGCGGTTGTAGCGGTGATAGTCGTCGGTACAAATGACTGTAACGTTTTCTTCTCCTAAAACCTGCGCAATGCCTCGCGTCAAGGTTGTTTTTCCGGCTGCACTGTCGCCAACAATTCCAAGAATAATACGTCGCTGAACCATATATTGCTCCTAAACCAGACTGCATGAAGAGTTTAAGTCCTGATGAACTTAATCTTTATTAAATGGGAAAACCGATCGCATTTTAGAGCAATAGGCAAATCTTGACCAAAATTTTGGGTTTCAAGCCCCGTCCTTTAAACTAACGGCGGAAAAAAACAATCGCGCGAGCCATAATAATGAAACAACTTGACCGGAAAAAACGACGTAGAGATAAAGACAATCCGGATCTTACCTCGATTGGATTGGTAAACTAAGCATAAGGAAGAGATGAATGAGTCGGTAATGGTTGACGGTTTGAGCCAATCTCCTTCAAAAGGGTTGAGGCGCGAAAACTTAATCGCTTACTCCCTCCGAATTCTCCAAAATTGAACCCAGTAATTGCTCATGATGATACCTTCTGTGCGACGTACCCATCGTTGGGGATGGTTGTTTGCAATCCCCGTCGCGATCGCGCTTACCCCACAATTACCCAACGCTCAAGCCCAAACTTCCGGCGGTGGACGACCCATTACGGTTGTTTCTGACCGCCAAGAAGCCGACCAACTGACAGGCGTTGTCACCGCAATCGGCAATGTGCAAATTAGTTATCCCGCCCGACAAATTCGAGCGACTTCAGCCCAAGCGCAATATTTCCAAAACGAAAACAAAATTATCCTCACGGGAAACGTTTTTGTCTCCCAAGCGGGAGGAAATAACATTCGCGCCGAACGGGTGGAGTATCTGATTAGCGAACAGCGTTTTTTAGCCACTCCCCAAGTCGAACGCCAGGTGGAATCAACTTATATCATTTCCGACCCCGAAGCGCCCACTGAGCCGCCGATTGCCCCGGTTGTGCCGCCGTTTAACCCCAAACCTGCTTTTAAAACGCCGGTGAGCGAATAAGCTGTTGTACATTTAAATTGTGACTTAGGATGACGCTTTTGATGACACGGCACTTCGACACGCTCAGTGACCGGGAGACGCGGGGACGCGGAGACGGCTAATGACTGTTCCCTATTTAAAGCAATGGGCAGTAGAAAGCGGGAATTGCTATATCCATCTGGGACTGAAGAGGCGATAATTTTAAAATCGCGATCGATTGCAAGAGGGTAAGGGCAATTATCACTTTAAAAAATATTCACAAATTCTACGGGAAGCGCGTTGTTGTCAATCGCGTTAATCTCAGCGTTTCCCAAGGTGAAATTGTGGGCTTACTCGGCCCAAATGGAGCGGGCAAGACAACGACGTTTTATATTGGAACGGGTTTGATTCGACCCGATGAGGGAACGGTTTGGTTTAATAATCGCGATATTACGCGCTTGCCGATTAATCAACGGGCGCATTTGGGAATTGGTTACCTGCCGCAACAAGCCAGTATTTTTCGCAACTTGAATGTCAAGGATAATATTCGCTTGGTTTTACAGCAGAGCGGTTTGTCTTCCACTCAACAGATGATGCGCCAGCATCAGTTACTCGATGAGTTTCGCTTGCAACAGGTAGCATCGACCAAAGGTAGCTTGGTGTCTGGGGGAGAACGGCGGAGGACGGAGCTAGCTAGGGCGTTGGCGATTGGTGAGGAAGGCCCTAAATTTTTACTTCTGGACGAACCTTTTGCAGGGGTCGATCCCATTGCGGTGTCTGAGATTCAAAAAATTATTGCAAAGTTGCGCGATCGCGCGATGGGGATTTTAATTACCGATCATAACGTGCGAGAAACCCTCGCCATTACCGATCGCGCCTACATCATGCGGGACGGTCAAATCCTGGCTTCAGGAACCGCAGAAGAGCTTTACAATAACCCCCTCGTGCGGCAGTATTACCTCGGCGACGACTTTCAACTATAAGCTGACTGAACAATGGCATTGGGAAAATCAAATCTATTTTCAAAAGGACTTTTCGGCTTATCGATCGTAGATCGCTATATTGCGGCTGAAATTATTCTTCCGTTTTTATTCATTGTCGGTTTGGTTTCTTCTCTGGGGGTTGCGGGAGGGACGATTTTTGATATCGTGCGGCAAATTACCGAATACGGTTTGCTGATTAGCGTAGCGATTAAATTTATCCTCCTGAAAATGCCCCAATTTATCGCCTACGCCTTCCCCGTTTCGGTTCTTCTGGCAACGTTGATGGGGTATAGTCGCCTATCGGGTCAAAGCGAACTGATTGCCCTGCGCAGTATTGGCATGAGTTTGTATCGCATCGTTCTCCCGGCGTTTTTGTTTAGCTTGTTCGTGGCGGGTTTATCCTTTGCCTTTAATGAATATGTGGTTCCCACAGCGAACTATCAGGCTGCGGTGATGTTGGAGAAAGCATTGGGAGAAGAGAGACCCAATTTGCAGGCAGACAATATTTTTTATCCCGAATATCAACAGGTTTCCGATGAGAATCAACAACAGCAAAAAGTTCTCAAGCGACTCTTTTATGCGGAACGGTTAGAGGGCGAAACCATGAAGGGGGTGACGGTTTTAGATCGCTCTCAAGAAGGAATTAATGTGGTAATTATTGCCAAGTCTGCCAAGTGGAATTTGGGTCAAGGTCGTTGGGATTTATACAACGGAACGAGCTATCAAAGCAACGTAGACGGGTCTTCGGGGACATTTGCCGGGTTCGAGCATTTATCATTTCAATTCCCCAGAGCGCCTCTGGATGTTG from Lusitaniella coriacea LEGE 07157 includes these protein-coding regions:
- the coaE gene encoding dephospho-CoA kinase (Dephospho-CoA kinase (CoaE) performs the final step in coenzyme A biosynthesis.), with the translated sequence MTANSPLKIGLTGGISTGKTTVSRYFAEAYQLPILDADVYAREAVQFGSRGLQAIAERYGRDILLPDGTLNRAGLGKIIFNDLGEKHWVEGLIHPFVRDRALTELERLDATIVVLAIPLLFEAKMTDLVDRVWVVSCSPQQQLKRLMARDRLFPQQAQARIDNQMPLEQKIALADRVLDNSSTVPALLKQVDRALQFIHNEQ
- the msrP gene encoding protein-methionine-sulfoxide reductase catalytic subunit MsrP; the encoded protein is MAFIHIPPSWQLPESKITAERLYFNRRRFIKTLVGAGIGASLLPLAGCKKSQAQLTELEATYKNLSTLEVTTNPTFASVERPTTDRILASSYNNFYEFGGTKSIWQAAQKLPTEDWKVEVTGLVRNPQTYDLEDIQKNFPLEERTYRFRCVEAWSMVLPWIGFPMKSLLAAVEPTEKAKFIRFTSFYDPKITSGPGFSLSTLPWPYTESLRIEEMANDLAFFAVGIYGQTLPKQHGAPIRAVLPWKYGFKGAKSIVKIEFLEEQPATYWNTIVPSEYDFEANVNPDKPHPRWSQAREKFIAQGPDLSWEWKETLPYNGYGEFVASLYS
- a CDS encoding phosphoribulokinase gives rise to the protein MVQRRIILGIVGDSAAGKTTLTRGIAQVLGEENVTVICTDDYHRYNRQQRSEFGITALHPDCNYLDIIQQHLSLLRGGQPILKPIYNHDTGNFDPPEYIEPRQFVIVEGLLGYYTRAARDCYDVKVYLAPPEDLRRTWKIKRDTRKRGYSDEQVITALDKREPDSEKFIRPQRQWSDVVVSFCSPEDSADENQEHLNVRLVLRPTIPHPDLVRLFDPSSAVDPYSAIRLGLDRDMGKPVDLLEIDGHATSEQVRKLEKILCSDVPSLESCRLDSNVEIGKVTGTTGETIQSYPLALTQLLITYHMLKASSVHQKIGSGGG
- a CDS encoding LptA/OstA family protein; amino-acid sequence: MMIPSVRRTHRWGWLFAIPVAIALTPQLPNAQAQTSGGGRPITVVSDRQEADQLTGVVTAIGNVQISYPARQIRATSAQAQYFQNENKIILTGNVFVSQAGGNNIRAERVEYLISEQRFLATPQVERQVESTYIISDPEAPTEPPIAPVVPPFNPKPAFKTPVSE
- the lptB gene encoding LPS export ABC transporter ATP-binding protein — its product is MITLKNIHKFYGKRVVVNRVNLSVSQGEIVGLLGPNGAGKTTTFYIGTGLIRPDEGTVWFNNRDITRLPINQRAHLGIGYLPQQASIFRNLNVKDNIRLVLQQSGLSSTQQMMRQHQLLDEFRLQQVASTKGSLVSGGERRRTELARALAIGEEGPKFLLLDEPFAGVDPIAVSEIQKIIAKLRDRAMGILITDHNVRETLAITDRAYIMRDGQILASGTAEELYNNPLVRQYYLGDDFQL
- a CDS encoding LptF/LptG family permease; translation: MALGKSNLFSKGLFGLSIVDRYIAAEIILPFLFIVGLVSSLGVAGGTIFDIVRQITEYGLLISVAIKFILLKMPQFIAYAFPVSVLLATLMGYSRLSGQSELIALRSIGMSLYRIVLPAFLFSLFVAGLSFAFNEYVVPTANYQAAVMLEKALGEERPNLQADNIFYPEYQQVSDENQQQQKVLKRLFYAERLEGETMKGVTVLDRSQEGINVVIIAKSAKWNLGQGRWDLYNGTSYQSNVDGSSGTFAGFEHLSFQFPRAPLDVASRDRDLSEMNIAQSLAQLDALKMANDEKKIRQVYVRVQQRIAFPFVCVVFCLLGSAIGTRPLQTNRATSFGVAVAIVFIYYVMNFVSVAMGSVGVFSPFVAAWLANLFGFGVGGWLLFKSAA